One segment of Methanolinea mesophila DNA contains the following:
- a CDS encoding phosphate ABC transporter substrate-binding protein has protein sequence MAVQPKKTGYIVLGLAALLVLALCLCGCTQAPASAEKTPTPAAAGGIQSLSVTGSTTVLPIAQSAAEDYMDAHSNVDIKVSGGGSGVGVQAIGEGTTDIGMSSRELTTEETTKYPNLVVTTVAGDGIAVIVNPANTVNSLTLDQIKAIYQANITNWKEVGGPDETIVLIGRDSASGTRSFFTEMVLKKENAAPTMLEQNSNGGVLLSVGQTPGAIGYISIGYLTDSVKALDLDANGNKIEPTVANVKSGQYPISRPLLMITQGAPQGLAKDYLDYIQSPEGQAIVAEEGYVSLT, from the coding sequence GCACGCAGGCTCCCGCGAGTGCGGAAAAAACCCCCACCCCTGCTGCGGCCGGGGGCATTCAATCCCTGTCCGTAACAGGGTCGACCACCGTATTACCCATCGCCCAGAGTGCGGCAGAGGATTACATGGACGCCCACTCCAATGTTGATATCAAGGTCTCGGGCGGCGGGTCCGGTGTCGGCGTCCAGGCGATCGGAGAAGGCACCACCGATATCGGGATGTCTTCCCGGGAGCTGACGACCGAAGAGACGACAAAATACCCCAACCTCGTGGTGACCACCGTCGCAGGTGACGGCATCGCGGTCATCGTCAACCCGGCGAATACCGTAAACTCACTCACTCTCGACCAGATCAAGGCTATTTACCAGGCCAACATCACCAACTGGAAAGAGGTCGGTGGCCCGGATGAGACCATCGTGCTGATAGGAAGAGACAGTGCGTCCGGCACCAGGTCGTTCTTCACCGAGATGGTGCTGAAAAAAGAGAACGCAGCCCCCACCATGCTCGAGCAGAACTCCAACGGGGGTGTGCTGCTCTCGGTAGGCCAGACTCCGGGAGCTATCGGGTACATAAGCATCGGATATCTGACAGATTCGGTAAAGGCCCTCGACCTGGATGCGAACGGGAATAAGATCGAGCCGACTGTCGCCAATGTGAAGAGCGGGCAGTATCCGATCTCCCGTCCCCTGCTCATGATCACCCAGGGAGCCCCGCAGGGCCTGGCAAAGGACTACCTCGACTATATCCAGAGCCCTGAAGGACAGGCTATCGTTGCGGAAGAGGGATACGTTTCCCTGACCTGA